In the genome of Palaemon carinicauda isolate YSFRI2023 chromosome 20, ASM3689809v2, whole genome shotgun sequence, one region contains:
- the LOC137659484 gene encoding spore coat protein SP65-like, with amino-acid sequence MSFSALFLVGVVALAMGRSWSSFVPEPRLSTLSCGSHSMKPGERVVIQSPNFPSNYKTSDRCQYEITCDSMSSTYLEFICPVFQLESSNDCSADRFILASHGDRAVKCGSNSPDGTKTSDGWARVTFFSNAKKTAKGFRCFIWCREQTTTAPATTTPATTAAPTTTAAPTTTAAPTTTAAPTTTTAAPTTTAAPTTTAAPTTTAAPTTTAAPTTTAALTTTAAPTTTAAPTTTAAPTTTAAPTTTAAPTTTAAPTTTAAPTTTTAKC; translated from the exons ATGAGCTTCTCTGCCCTATTCCTGGTTGGTGTGGTCGCTCTGGCGATGGGCAGGTCCTGGAGTTCCTTCGTTCCTGAGCCTCGCCTGAGCACTCTTTCCTGTGGCTCCCATTCCATGAAACCAGGAGAACGAGTCGTCATCCAGTCACCCAATTTCCCATCCAATTACAAAACCAGTGACAG GTGTCAGTATGAGATTACATGTGATTCCATGTCATCAACATACCTGGAATTCATATGTCCAGTTTTCCAACTGGAATCCTCAAACGACTGCAGTGCAGACAGATTCATTTTGGCATCTCATGGAGATCGCGCAGT GAAATGTGGTTCCAACTCTCCCGACGGCACCAAGACTTCAGATGGGTGGGCAAGAGTCACCTTCTTCAGCAACGCCAAGAAAACAGCCAAAGGATTCCGATGTTTCATTTGGTGTCGTGAACAGACGACAACGGCTCCAGCCACCACTACACCAGCGACCACTGCTGCACCAACAACCACTGCAGCACCTACAACCACTGCTGCACCTACAACCACTGCTGCTCCTACAACCACCACTGCTGCTCCAACCACCACTGCAGCTCCAACCACCACTGCTGCACCAACCACCACTGCAGCACCAACCACCACTGCAGCACCAACCACCACTGCAGCCCTTACAACCACTGCAGCCCCTACAACCACTGCTGCACCTACAACAACAGCTGCACCTACAACCACTGCTGCACCTACAACAACAGCTGCACCTACAACCACTGCTGCACCCACAACAACAGCTGCTCCCACTACAACCACAGCAAAATGTTAA
- the LOC137659486 gene encoding hepatitis A virus cellular receptor 1-like, with product MNLSNLIFLGTFFGLVVDQVSSSLVREPRLDTLACDSVTTMNPGERVIVQSPNFPSPYPVSSRCQFEITCNTESATYLEFICPTFELESSTDCLADRLIVTYRGYRDEKCGFDNPDGTITSTGWTRLTFASNSQTTAQGFRCYIWCRDIPTTTTTTSTTTTPTTTTTPTTTTPTTTTPTTTTPTTTTPTTTTTTPTTTTPTTTTPTTTTPTTTTPTTTTPTTTTPTTTTPTTTTPTTTIPTTTTPTTTTPTTTTPTTTTPTTTTPTTTTPTTTTPTTTTPTTTTPTTTTPTTTTPTTTMPTTTAPTTTPPASTTPSPPTSTTTGTTPLC from the exons atgaaTCTGTCAAACTTGATATTTCTGGGGACATTCTTTGGTCTGGTTGTGGACCAGGTTTCTTCATCCTTAGTCCGAGAGCCACGCCTGGACACCCTAGCATGCGACAGTGTCACTACCATGAATCCAGGAGAAAGGGTCATTGTTCAGAGTCCGAATTTTCCATCCCCTTACCCCGTCTCCTCAAG ATGCCAATTTGAGATAACTTGTAACACCGAAAGTGCCACGTATTTGGAGTTCATCTGTCCTACTTTCGAACTGGAGTCGTCTACAGATTGCCTTGCTGATCGTCTGATTGTCACTTATCGAGGATATAGAGATGA AAAATGTGGCTTCGATAATCCTGACGGCACAATAACCTCTACCGGTTGGACTCGGTTGACATTCGCCAGCAACTCTCAGACGACTGCTCAAGGATTCCGATGCTACATCTGGTGTCGGGATATTCCTACTACAACAACCACAACTTCTACAACGACAACTCCAACAACTACAACCActccaacaactactactcctacTACAACAACCCCAACCACTACTACACCTACAACAACAACCCCAACCACTACTACAACAACTCCAACCACTACTACACCTACTACAACAACTCCAACCACTACTACACCTACAACAACAACCCCAACCACTACTACACCTACTACAACAACCCCGACCACTACTACACCTACTACAACAACCCCGACCACTACTATACCTACAACAACAACCCCAACCACTACTACACCTACTACAACAACTCCAACCACTACTACACCTACTACAACAACCCCAACCACTACTACACCTACTACAACAACTCCAACCACTACTACACCTACTACAACAACCCCAACCACTACTACACCTACAACAACAACCCCAACCACAACTATGCCTACCACAACTGCCCCAACAACTACTCCACCTGCATCTACAACTCCATCACCACCAACGTCTACCACTACAGGAACTACTCCTCTCTGTTAA
- the LOC137659485 gene encoding spore coat protein SP65-like, with amino-acid sequence MSFSALLLVGVVALAMGRSWSSFVPESRLSTLSCGSHSMKPGERVIIQSPNFPSNYKTSDRCQYEITCDSMSSTYLEFICPVFQLESSNDCSADRFILASHGDRAVKCGSNSPDGTKTSDGWARVTFFSNAKKTAKGFRCFIWCREQTTTAPATTTPATTAAPTTTAAPTTTAAPTTTAVPTTTAPPTTTTAPITIAVPTMAAPPTTTAAPTTTAAPTTTAAPTTTAAPTTTAAPTTTAAPTTTAKC; translated from the exons ATGAGTTTCTCTGCCCTACTCCTGGTTGGTGTGGTCGCTCTGGCGATGGGCAGGTCCTGGAGTTCCTTCGTTCCTGAGTCTCGCCTGAGCACTCTTTCCTGTGGCTCCCATTCCATGAAACCAGGAGAACGAGTCATCATCCAGTCACCCAATTTCCCATCCAATTACAAAACCAGTGACAG GTGTCAGTATGAGATTACTTGCGATTCCATGTCATCAACATACCTGGAATTCATATGTCCAGTTTTCCAACTGGAATCCTCAAATGACTGCAGTGCAGACAGATTCATTTTGGCATCTCATGGAGATCGAGCAGT GAAATGTGGTTCCAACTCTCCTGACGGCACCAAGACTTCAGATGGGTGGGCAAGAGTCACCTTCTTCAGCAACGCCAAGAAAACAGCCAAAGGTTTCCGATGTTTCATTTGGTGTCGTGAACAGACGACAACGGCTCCCGCCACCACTACACCAGCAACCACTGCTGCTCCAACAACCACTGCAGCTCCAACAACCACTGCTGCACCAACAACTACTGCTGTTCCTACCACAACTGCTCCACCAACGACCACGACTGCCCCAATAACTATTGCTGTTCCTACCATGGCTGCTCCACCAACAACTACCGCAGCTCCTACGACTACTGCTGCACCAACAACTACTGCTGCTCCTACAACCACTGCTGCTCCTACAACCACTGCTGCACCTACAACCACTGCTGCACCTACAACAACAGCAAAATGCTAA